The following coding sequences lie in one Maribacter forsetii DSM 18668 genomic window:
- a CDS encoding succinate dehydrogenase cytochrome b subunit: MSGFFKSSIGRKYAMALSAFFLMFFLLQHFAINILSVFSPDAFNEASHFMGTFWAVQYVLQPVLIFGVIYHFVMGFILEAKNRSARVKKYAKNNGAANSSWMSRNMIYSGLAILAFLVLHFIDFWLPEINTKFIDGDMTGLLPNGEGFRYYEELAHKFENPLRVGAYVIAFIFLSLHLMHGFSSAFQSAGATSMRKEKLQLFAKVYSILLPLGFIFIALFHHFNHH, encoded by the coding sequence ATGAGCGGATTTTTTAAATCTTCGATTGGTAGAAAGTACGCAATGGCACTTTCTGCTTTCTTTTTAATGTTTTTTCTACTTCAGCATTTTGCAATTAACATCTTATCGGTTTTCAGTCCAGATGCGTTCAATGAAGCTTCGCATTTTATGGGTACTTTCTGGGCCGTACAATATGTATTGCAACCAGTTCTAATTTTCGGTGTAATCTATCATTTTGTGATGGGTTTCATTTTAGAAGCTAAGAACAGAAGTGCTAGAGTAAAAAAATATGCTAAAAATAATGGCGCTGCCAATTCATCTTGGATGAGCCGTAATATGATTTACAGCGGATTAGCTATTTTAGCTTTCCTTGTACTTCACTTTATTGATTTCTGGCTTCCTGAAATCAATACCAAGTTTATTGATGGAGACATGACCGGTTTGCTACCAAACGGTGAAGGCTTTAGGTATTATGAGGAATTAGCTCATAAATTTGAAAATCCGTTACGTGTTGGTGCTTATGTAATCGCCTTCATATTCTTATCGCTGCATCTTATGCACGGCTTTAGTTCTGCATTTCAGTCCGCAGGTGCCACTAGCATGAGAAAAGAAAAACTACAATTGTTTGCAAAAGTGTATTCGATTTTACTTCCGCTAGGATTTATTTTCATTGCCCTTTTTCATCATTTTAATCATCATTAA
- a CDS encoding serine hydrolase domain-containing protein, whose translation MKLYYFTFFAFIGFVNLNAQEYYFPERNADWEVKTPKDFKIKDAALKEAVDFAEANEYSGSRDLRIAIAKGFEKEPFHNILGPTKKRGGPAGMILKNGYIVAQWGDTKRVDMTFSVTKSFLSTMAGLAEDEGIISDTKNLVGDYIWDGTFDGAHNSKITWEHLLQQNSAWSGELWGGKDWADRPPSEGGIDDWKLAQPKEPGSVMEYNDVRVNVLAYSLTHVWRKPMPLVLKERIMDKISASSTWRWFGYDDAWTEIDGLQMKSVTGGGHSGAGIFISAEDMARFGMLFLNNGKWKNEQLISENWIKKATTPSIPNANYGYMWWLNEKGARHWEGLSENIYYAAGFGGNFIVIDKENDVVVVTRWLEPSKIGEFMTKVNAAF comes from the coding sequence ATGAAATTATACTATTTTACTTTTTTTGCATTTATTGGTTTTGTAAACTTAAATGCTCAAGAATATTATTTCCCGGAAAGAAATGCAGATTGGGAAGTAAAAACCCCAAAAGATTTTAAAATTAAAGATGCAGCTTTAAAGGAAGCGGTAGATTTTGCAGAAGCCAATGAATATTCTGGTTCTAGAGACTTGCGTATTGCCATTGCAAAAGGATTTGAAAAAGAACCATTTCATAATATATTAGGTCCTACAAAGAAAAGAGGTGGTCCTGCAGGCATGATACTTAAGAATGGGTATATAGTCGCACAATGGGGAGATACTAAAAGGGTAGATATGACCTTTAGTGTTACTAAAAGCTTTTTAAGTACAATGGCAGGTCTTGCCGAAGATGAAGGAATTATATCGGATACAAAAAACCTGGTGGGTGATTATATCTGGGACGGCACTTTTGATGGAGCACATAATTCTAAAATAACATGGGAACATCTTTTACAACAAAACTCGGCTTGGTCTGGCGAACTTTGGGGCGGAAAAGATTGGGCTGACAGGCCGCCAAGTGAAGGTGGTATTGATGATTGGAAATTAGCGCAACCTAAAGAGCCAGGTTCGGTTATGGAATATAATGATGTGCGTGTTAATGTGTTGGCATATTCACTTACTCATGTATGGCGTAAACCAATGCCTTTGGTCTTAAAAGAGAGAATTATGGACAAGATCAGTGCTTCTTCTACGTGGCGCTGGTTTGGTTATGATGATGCTTGGACAGAAATTGACGGTCTACAAATGAAATCGGTAACCGGTGGTGGGCATTCTGGAGCAGGTATTTTTATTAGTGCCGAAGATATGGCGCGTTTTGGAATGTTGTTTTTAAACAATGGTAAGTGGAAGAATGAACAATTGATTTCAGAAAATTGGATAAAGAAAGCAACAACTCCTTCAATACCAAATGCGAATTACGGTTACATGTGGTGGTTGAATGAAAAAGGCGCCAGACATTGGGAAGGATTATCTGAAAACATCTATTATGCTGCCGGTTTTGGTGGTAACTTTATTGTTATAGACAAGGAGAATGATGTAGTGGTTGTTACACGTTGGCTAGAGCCTAGTAAAATTGGTGAATTTATGACTAAGGTAAACGCGGCTTTTTAA
- a CDS encoding fumarate reductase/succinate dehydrogenase flavoprotein subunit has translation MSVLDSKVPKGPLKTKWTDYKNHIDLVNPANKRNIDVIVVGTGLAGGSAAATLAELGYNVKTFCYQDSPRRAHSIAAQGGINAAKNYQGDGDSTYRLFYDTVKGGDYRSREANVYRLAEVSANIIDQCVAQGVPFARDYGGLLDNRSFGGVLVSRTFYAKGQTGQQLLLGAYSAMNRQIARGKITPFNRHEMLDVVKVNGKARGIIARNLVTGEIERHSAHAVVIASGGYGNVYFLSTNAMGSNATAAWKIHKKGAFFANPCYTQIHPTCIPRSGDYQSKLTLMSESLRNDGRIWVPKNMEDVMAIREGKKKPTDLSEDERDYYLERRYPAFGNLVPRDVASRAAKERCDAGYGVNATGEAVYLDFASAIERYGKEQAKIHNINNASADKIYELGAAIVKAKYGNLFQMYEKIVDQDPYKTPMMIYPAVHYTMGGVWVDYNLMTTVDGLYCIGEANFSDHGANRLGASALMQGLADGYFVLPYTIGDYLSHEIRTGKIATDTPEFDAAEKEVTDKINFFINNKGSHSVDYYHKKLGNIMWEKCGMSRNAEGLKEAMVEIKALREDFYKNVSVPGTATELNAELEKAGRVADFLELGELFAKDALERAESCGGHFREESVEIGGEQAGEAKRNDVDFAFVSAWEYKGEPGDAVLHKEELEFNEIELKQRSYK, from the coding sequence ATGTCTGTATTAGACTCAAAAGTACCTAAAGGTCCGTTGAAAACGAAGTGGACCGATTATAAGAACCATATTGATTTGGTAAACCCTGCCAACAAACGTAATATTGATGTTATTGTAGTTGGAACAGGGTTAGCAGGAGGTTCTGCTGCTGCTACTTTAGCAGAATTGGGCTACAATGTAAAAACATTTTGTTATCAAGATTCTCCAAGAAGAGCTCACTCTATTGCTGCACAAGGTGGTATTAACGCAGCAAAAAACTACCAAGGTGATGGTGATTCTACTTACCGTTTATTTTACGATACCGTAAAAGGTGGTGATTACCGTTCAAGAGAAGCAAACGTATATAGATTAGCAGAAGTTTCTGCAAATATTATTGACCAATGTGTTGCACAAGGGGTTCCTTTTGCACGTGATTATGGCGGATTATTAGATAACCGTTCTTTTGGTGGTGTATTGGTTTCAAGAACTTTTTACGCAAAAGGACAAACAGGACAACAATTATTGTTAGGTGCCTATTCTGCAATGAACAGACAGATTGCTCGAGGTAAAATTACCCCGTTCAACCGTCATGAAATGTTAGATGTAGTAAAGGTAAATGGTAAAGCTCGTGGTATTATTGCCCGCAACTTAGTTACTGGTGAAATAGAACGCCACTCTGCACATGCCGTAGTAATTGCTTCTGGTGGATACGGAAATGTATATTTCCTTTCAACAAACGCAATGGGATCTAATGCAACCGCTGCTTGGAAAATACACAAAAAGGGAGCATTCTTTGCCAACCCTTGTTATACTCAAATTCACCCAACGTGTATTCCACGTTCTGGAGACTATCAATCTAAACTGACATTGATGTCAGAGTCTTTACGTAATGATGGTCGTATTTGGGTTCCTAAAAATATGGAGGATGTAATGGCAATTCGCGAAGGCAAGAAAAAGCCTACCGATTTGTCTGAAGACGAAAGAGATTACTACCTAGAAAGAAGATACCCTGCATTTGGTAACTTGGTACCACGTGATGTTGCGTCTAGAGCAGCAAAAGAACGTTGCGATGCCGGTTATGGTGTGAATGCAACTGGGGAAGCCGTTTACTTAGATTTTGCTTCAGCTATTGAAAGATATGGTAAGGAGCAAGCTAAGATTCATAATATAAACAATGCTTCTGCTGACAAAATATATGAACTTGGTGCTGCTATAGTAAAAGCTAAATACGGAAACCTTTTTCAGATGTACGAAAAAATCGTAGATCAAGATCCGTATAAAACACCAATGATGATTTACCCAGCGGTACACTATACCATGGGTGGTGTTTGGGTTGATTACAACTTAATGACCACTGTAGATGGTCTTTATTGTATTGGTGAAGCAAACTTCTCTGATCACGGTGCAAATAGATTAGGAGCTTCGGCATTAATGCAAGGTCTGGCTGATGGTTATTTTGTTTTACCATATACTATTGGTGATTATCTTTCTCACGAAATAAGAACAGGTAAAATAGCTACTGATACTCCAGAATTTGATGCTGCAGAAAAAGAAGTAACAGATAAAATTAATTTCTTTATCAACAACAAAGGATCTCACTCTGTAGATTATTACCATAAGAAATTAGGTAATATCATGTGGGAGAAATGTGGTATGTCTCGTAACGCTGAAGGCTTAAAAGAAGCTATGGTAGAAATTAAGGCGCTACGTGAAGACTTCTATAAAAATGTTAGCGTACCTGGCACAGCAACGGAGCTAAATGCAGAATTGGAGAAGGCAGGTCGTGTAGCGGATTTCCTGGAACTTGGTGAATTGTTTGCAAAAGATGCTTTAGAAAGAGCTGAATCTTGTGGAGGTCACTTTAGAGAAGAGTCTGTTGAAATAGGTGGAGAACAAGCAGGTGAAGCAAAACGTAACGATGTTGATTTCGCATTCGTTTCTGCATGGGAATATAAAGGAGAACCTGGTGATGCCGTTTTACACAAGGAAGAATTAGAGTTCAACGAAATCGAATTAAAACAAAGAAGTTATAAGTAG
- a CDS encoding cupin domain-containing protein, with translation MKIVDWNELPDLGVSHDPKIKKRTFIESGEIPQLMMYGSAVFKPGQKVELHKHDTMYEVFHIQTGKAIFTISGEAYEVGPGKCITIAPGEIHGQSNPFNIDVTWTYFGIATD, from the coding sequence ATGAAAATAGTAGATTGGAACGAATTACCTGATTTAGGGGTAAGTCATGATCCAAAAATAAAGAAACGAACATTTATCGAGAGCGGTGAAATTCCGCAATTGATGATGTACGGCTCCGCTGTTTTTAAACCGGGTCAAAAAGTAGAATTACACAAGCATGACACCATGTATGAAGTGTTTCATATACAAACCGGAAAAGCCATTTTTACAATATCAGGAGAAGCATATGAAGTAGGACCCGGAAAATGCATTACTATAGCACCTGGCGAAATTCATGGACAATCCAATCCGTTTAATATTGATGTCACCTGGACTTATTTTGGCATAGCTACAGATTAA
- a CDS encoding methionine aminotransferase has protein sequence MDYEQHLKASKLPDVKTTIFTTVGNLARKHHALDLSQGFPNFEADEKLKSLVNDALTAGHNQYAPMQGYYGLREIISEKIASLHYNTYSPDNEITITVGATQAIFTAITAFVNKGDEVIIIKPAYDCYEPAITLNGGIPVYVQLDAPNYKIDWTVFQEKITDKTKMVIINTPHNPSGTVLSKWDMEQLENILKPTNIILLSDEVYEHIIFDGQVHESASRFPDLANRSFVCASFGKTFHVTGWKMGYCAAPAELMAEFRKVHQFAVFCVDHPVQRALATYLQNPSHYLDLNNFYQEKRDFFLNGIKSSKFKCKPSQGTYFQLLDYTQISNDEDETIGKRLITENGIASIPISPFNVGHRNDYMLRLCFAKKQETLEKAVEILCKI, from the coding sequence ATGGACTATGAACAGCACTTAAAAGCATCAAAACTACCAGATGTAAAGACAACGATATTCACTACAGTTGGTAATCTTGCAAGAAAGCACCATGCTCTTGACCTTTCTCAAGGGTTCCCAAATTTTGAGGCTGATGAAAAATTGAAGTCTTTGGTCAATGATGCATTAACAGCCGGTCATAATCAATATGCACCTATGCAAGGGTATTATGGTCTCAGGGAAATTATATCAGAGAAAATAGCGTCGCTACATTATAATACATATTCTCCCGATAATGAAATAACGATAACCGTTGGAGCCACCCAAGCCATTTTTACGGCTATTACAGCCTTTGTTAACAAAGGTGACGAGGTAATTATCATAAAACCTGCTTATGACTGTTATGAGCCAGCAATTACGTTAAATGGTGGCATACCTGTTTATGTTCAATTAGATGCACCAAATTATAAAATTGACTGGACCGTATTTCAAGAAAAGATTACCGATAAGACGAAAATGGTAATTATAAATACACCCCATAACCCCAGCGGAACCGTTTTATCCAAATGGGATATGGAGCAATTAGAGAACATATTAAAACCTACCAATATCATTCTTTTAAGCGACGAGGTGTATGAGCATATTATTTTTGATGGACAAGTGCATGAAAGTGCTTCAAGGTTTCCAGATTTAGCCAATAGAAGTTTTGTCTGCGCATCATTCGGAAAAACATTTCATGTAACCGGTTGGAAAATGGGCTATTGTGCTGCTCCAGCTGAATTAATGGCCGAATTTAGAAAAGTGCATCAATTCGCTGTATTCTGTGTAGACCATCCGGTGCAACGTGCATTGGCTACATATCTGCAAAATCCATCACATTATTTAGATTTGAACAATTTTTACCAAGAAAAAAGAGATTTCTTTCTTAATGGAATAAAATCGTCCAAATTTAAATGTAAACCATCCCAAGGTACATATTTTCAATTATTGGATTATACCCAGATTTCAAATGACGAAGATGAAACTATAGGAAAACGGTTAATAACCGAAAACGGAATAGCATCTATACCAATTTCACCTTTCAATGTCGGTCACAGAAATGATTATATGTTAAGACTCTGCTTTGCCAAAAAACAGGAAACTTTAGAAAAAGCAGTTGAAATTCTATGCAAGATTTAA
- a CDS encoding succinate dehydrogenase/fumarate reductase iron-sulfur subunit: MNLTLKIWRQKGPKDKGSMVDYKVTEISEHMSFLEMMDVLNEQLINQGEEPVAFDHDCREGICGMCSMYINGEAHGPDRGVTTCQLHMRMFKDGDTITIEPFRAKAFPVIKDLVVDRSSFDRIQHAGGYISVNTSGNTQDANSLPISKHAADEAMDAATCIGCGACVASCKNASAMLFVGAKVSQYALLPQGQVEAVDRVKNMVAQMDLEGFGNCTNTGACEIECPKGISLENIARMNREYLSANVKG; encoded by the coding sequence ATGAATCTGACATTAAAAATCTGGAGACAAAAAGGACCAAAAGACAAAGGTTCCATGGTCGATTATAAAGTAACGGAAATATCTGAGCACATGTCCTTTTTGGAAATGATGGATGTTTTGAACGAGCAGTTGATCAACCAAGGAGAAGAGCCTGTAGCTTTTGATCATGATTGTCGCGAAGGTATTTGCGGTATGTGTTCTATGTACATAAACGGTGAAGCTCATGGTCCTGATAGGGGTGTAACTACATGTCAATTGCACATGCGTATGTTTAAAGATGGAGATACCATTACTATTGAGCCATTTAGAGCAAAGGCTTTTCCTGTAATTAAGGATTTAGTGGTGGACAGAAGTTCATTTGACCGTATTCAACATGCCGGTGGTTATATTTCAGTAAATACTTCTGGTAATACACAAGATGCAAACTCACTTCCTATTTCTAAGCACGCTGCAGATGAGGCTATGGATGCCGCTACATGTATTGGTTGCGGTGCGTGTGTTGCGAGCTGTAAAAATGCTTCGGCAATGTTATTTGTGGGTGCTAAAGTATCTCAATATGCATTATTACCACAAGGACAAGTAGAAGCTGTAGATCGTGTTAAAAATATGGTTGCACAAATGGATCTTGAAGGTTTTGGTAACTGTACCAATACCGGGGCTTGTGAAATTGAATGTCCAAAAGGAATATCCTTGGAAAATATCGCAAGAATGAATCGTGAATATTTAAGTGCCAACGTTAAAGGTTAG
- a CDS encoding CoA transferase subunit B has product MLDKNGIAKRIAQEVEDGYYVNLGIGIPTLVANYVRDDISVEFQSENGILGMGPFPIEGEEDADLINAGKQTITALPGASYFDSATSFAMIRGKHVDLTILGAMEVAENGDIANWKIPGKMVKGMGGAMDLVASAENIIVAMMHTNRAGESKILKRCSLPLTGVGCVKKIVTNLAVLEVTADGFLLLERAPGVTVDDIKTATEGNLIIKGEVKEMNV; this is encoded by the coding sequence ATGTTAGATAAAAACGGAATTGCAAAAAGAATTGCACAAGAAGTGGAAGACGGCTATTATGTTAACCTTGGTATTGGTATACCTACATTGGTTGCCAATTATGTACGTGATGATATAAGTGTTGAATTTCAAAGTGAAAACGGAATTTTGGGTATGGGCCCTTTTCCTATAGAAGGGGAAGAAGATGCAGATTTAATTAATGCGGGTAAACAAACCATTACGGCGCTACCAGGCGCATCTTATTTTGACTCTGCAACGAGTTTTGCCATGATTAGGGGTAAACACGTAGACTTGACCATTCTGGGTGCTATGGAAGTGGCAGAGAATGGTGATATTGCCAATTGGAAGATTCCTGGCAAAATGGTAAAAGGTATGGGTGGTGCTATGGATTTAGTTGCATCCGCAGAAAATATAATCGTTGCTATGATGCATACCAATAGAGCTGGAGAATCTAAGATTTTAAAGCGTTGTAGTCTTCCGTTGACAGGAGTGGGTTGTGTTAAGAAGATTGTTACCAATTTAGCCGTATTGGAAGTAACGGCAGATGGATTCTTATTATTAGAGAGAGCACCTGGTGTTACGGTAGATGATATTAAAACTGCAACTGAGGGTAACTTAATAATAAAAGGAGAAGTTAAAGAGATGAATGTTTAA
- a CDS encoding very short patch repair endonuclease: MSKDYSKERIIVPRFNEASGFYTTPQRSKIMSKIKGKNTKPELAFRKALYAAGYRYRIDFKKLIGRPDIALPKYKTVIFIDGEYWHGKNWEERKPKVKTNREFWIAKIERNMQRDVEVNQELTAMGYTVFRFWETEVKKNLQECLAKTIHHLNTVQMSQK, from the coding sequence ATGTCCAAAGACTATTCTAAAGAACGAATTATAGTACCAAGGTTCAACGAAGCATCAGGATTTTACACTACACCTCAGCGATCTAAGATCATGAGCAAAATCAAGGGTAAGAATACCAAACCAGAACTTGCTTTTAGAAAAGCATTATACGCTGCCGGATATAGATATCGTATAGATTTCAAGAAACTTATTGGAAGACCAGATATTGCGTTACCAAAATATAAAACGGTCATATTCATAGATGGAGAATATTGGCATGGTAAAAATTGGGAAGAGCGTAAACCAAAAGTAAAAACCAACCGAGAATTCTGGATTGCAAAAATTGAACGAAATATGCAACGAGACGTTGAAGTAAACCAAGAACTTACCGCTATGGGTTATACCGTATTTAGATTTTGGGAGACAGAAGTAAAAAAGAATCTTCAAGAATGTTTAGCTAAAACCATACATCATTTAAATACAGTTCAAATGAGCCAAAAATGA
- a CDS encoding DUF2721 domain-containing protein, with product MELTLGIPALLFPAISLTMLAYNARYLAIAALIRQLHQKYQETASQSVGLQVQKLRKRLTIIKNMQATAIFSFLLAVITMTLIYVELTFWANLVFSISLFALMVSLVLSLIEVQLSTKALEIQLKDMEK from the coding sequence ATGGAACTCACTTTAGGTATACCTGCATTACTTTTTCCTGCCATTTCATTGACCATGCTAGCCTATAACGCTCGTTATTTGGCTATTGCGGCATTAATACGCCAACTACATCAAAAGTATCAAGAAACAGCATCGCAATCCGTTGGTCTGCAAGTTCAAAAACTACGCAAACGACTTACAATAATCAAGAATATGCAGGCAACTGCAATCTTTAGTTTTTTATTAGCGGTAATTACGATGACCTTGATTTATGTAGAACTTACTTTTTGGGCAAATTTGGTGTTCAGTATCAGTCTATTTGCGTTAATGGTCTCCTTAGTCCTATCATTGATCGAAGTTCAGTTATCGACAAAAGCATTAGAAATTCAGTTGAAAGATATGGAGAAATAG
- a CDS encoding type 1 glutamine amidotransferase domain-containing protein gives MKRIAILATNGFEESELKSPKEAMEKEGFNVEIVSLENGEIKGWADGNWSNSYKVDKTLNEVKVEDYNALVLPGGVINPDLLRREETALDFVRDFFKLKKPVAAICHAPWTLISAGVVKGRKMTSFNSIKDDVINAGANWVDQEVVVDEGFVTSRNPDDLPAFNSKLIEEIKEGKHEMQHA, from the coding sequence ATGAAGAGGATAGCAATATTAGCTACAAATGGATTTGAAGAAAGTGAATTAAAATCTCCTAAAGAAGCAATGGAAAAAGAAGGCTTTAATGTAGAGATCGTAAGTTTAGAAAACGGAGAAATAAAAGGTTGGGCAGATGGTAATTGGTCTAACAGCTATAAAGTAGACAAAACACTAAACGAAGTTAAAGTTGAAGATTACAATGCCTTGGTTTTGCCAGGTGGAGTTATCAATCCAGATTTATTAAGAAGAGAAGAAACAGCGTTGGACTTTGTACGCGACTTTTTCAAATTAAAGAAACCAGTAGCCGCAATTTGCCACGCACCTTGGACACTGATTAGTGCGGGAGTGGTAAAAGGAAGAAAAATGACATCTTTTAATTCCATAAAAGATGATGTAATTAATGCAGGAGCCAATTGGGTAGACCAAGAGGTCGTAGTTGATGAAGGATTTGTAACCAGTAGAAATCCGGATGATTTACCAGCTTTTAATTCCAAATTAATTGAGGAAATAAAAGAAGGGAAACATGAAATGCAGCATGCATAA
- a CDS encoding GNAT family N-acetyltransferase — MELKYKLCSLDDLKQLRLISEQTFVTAFEKDNDAVDFKNYIDKAFAIEKIKGELLNKNSNFYFAYQNSKFVGYFKLNVGDAQTDLKTDESIELERIYVLAHYQGKGLGKHILDYIKGLALNMSKKKLWLGVWEHNTAAIRFYQRQGFVKFDTHPYYIGEDEQTDWLMGYDLSNL; from the coding sequence ATGGAACTTAAATATAAATTGTGTTCTCTTGACGACCTTAAACAATTAAGGCTTATTTCTGAACAAACTTTTGTAACCGCTTTTGAAAAGGATAATGATGCTGTTGATTTCAAGAATTATATAGATAAAGCTTTTGCTATTGAAAAAATTAAAGGGGAGCTGTTAAATAAGAATAGCAATTTCTATTTTGCATATCAAAACAGCAAATTTGTTGGTTACTTTAAACTTAATGTTGGTGATGCACAAACAGACCTTAAAACCGATGAAAGTATTGAACTTGAGCGTATATATGTTTTAGCTCATTATCAAGGTAAAGGTTTGGGAAAACACATCTTAGATTATATTAAGGGTTTGGCTTTGAACATGAGCAAAAAGAAACTTTGGTTAGGGGTTTGGGAACATAATACTGCAGCTATTCGATTTTACCAACGCCAAGGCTTTGTAAAATTTGATACTCACCCTTATTATATTGGAGAAGATGAACAAACAGATTGGTTAATGGGTTATGATTTAAGTAACTTGTAG